A part of Colius striatus isolate bColStr4 chromosome 13, bColStr4.1.hap1, whole genome shotgun sequence genomic DNA contains:
- the ATP1B4 gene encoding protein ATP1B4, with amino-acid sequence MEGHHRSPHQKAENKHEEKVQDHNRGEDKTKAEMGSKTWADLSGEMKMFLWNPEERTCLGRTAKSWGLILLFYFIFYMCLAGMFAFCMYVMLLTLSPYTPRYRDRVSPPGVMIRPYLNGFTIAFNVSQRSTWQPYVDSMNHFLAAYDDKVQEEKNIECISGQYFIQGGNESEEKKACQFKRSLLQNCSGIEDPTFGFSKGQPCILLKMNRIIGYRPGAGVPVSVDCKVQKGNESDLRAVDFYPGNGTFDLMYYPYYGKHTHVNYTSPLVAMHFTDVKRNHLVPIQCSLNGKGIINDVNSDRFLGRIIFTLSIGK; translated from the exons ATGGAAGGCCACCACAGGAGCCCCCACCAGAAGGCG GAAAATAAACATGAGGAGAAGGTCCAGGATCACAACAGAGGGGAGGACAAGACCAAGGCAGAGATGGGAAGCAAAACCTGGGCAGACCTGTCTGGGGAGATGAAGATGTTCCTGTGGAACCCAGAGGAGAGAACGTGCCTGGGGAGAACGGCCAAGAGCTGGG GCTTGATCTTACtgttttacttcattttctACATGTGCCTGGCGGGAATGTTTGCCTTCTGCATGTACGTGATGCTGCTGACACTGAGCCCCTACACACCCAGGTACCGGGACCGCGTGTCCCCACCAG GAGTAATGATCAGACCATACTTGAACGGCTTCACCATTGCCTTCAACGTGTCTCAGCGCAGCACGTGGCAGCCCTACGTGGACAGCATGAACCACTTCCTAGCAG CTTATGATGACAAAGTTCAAGAGGAGAAGAACATCGAGTGCATCTCAGGACAGTACTTCATCCAAGGGGGCAATGAAAGCGAGGAGAAGAAGGCCTGCCAGTTCAAGCGCTCActgctgcagaactgctctggCATTGAGGACCCAACATTCGGCTTCTCTAAGGGCCAGCCCTGCATCCTGCTGAAGATGAACCGG ATCATAGGCTACCGCCCTGGTGCTGGGGTCCCTGTGAGTGTAGACTGCAAAGTGCAG AAAGGCAATGAGAGCGATCTCAGAGCTGTGGACTTCTACCCTGGAAACGGGACATTTGATCTCATGTATTATCCGTACTATGGCAAGCACACTCAT GTCAACTACACGTCCCCACTGGTGGCTATGCACTTTACAGATGTGAAGAGGAATCATTTGGTTCCCATTCAGTGCAGTCTGAATGGGAAGGGTATTATCAACGACGTGAACAGCGACCGCTTCCTGGGCCGCATCATCTTCACGCTCAGCATTGGGAAGTAG